The Meriones unguiculatus strain TT.TT164.6M chromosome 1, Bangor_MerUng_6.1, whole genome shotgun sequence genome has a segment encoding these proteins:
- the LOC110563204 gene encoding protein FAM24A-like, translated as MTNQFDPRTIIMVIIGAGILAAMFILIGVVLCLYSKIAKALNSSRTARRGDAAVSFVEPHKKLILPKPMAAESFRTFQCCDACSVYADVGSLPPCFCSTSEGL; from the exons ATGACTAACCAATTTGACCCCCGAACAATAATCATGGTCATCATCGGTGCTGGGATCCTGGCAGCCATGTTTATACTGATAGGAGTTGTCCTCTGCCTTTACTCCAAAATAGCCAAAGCACTGAATTCATCTAG AACTGCAAGAAGAGGAGATGCTGCTGTTAGCTTTGTTGAGCCACACAAGAAACTCATCCTGCCCAAACCCATGGCTGCTGAGTCCTTTCGGACCTTCCAGTGCTGTGATGCATGCAGTGTCTATGCAGATGTTGGCTCCCTGCCACCTTGCTTTTGCAGCACAAGTGAGGGACTCTGA